One genomic window of Anaplasma centrale str. Israel includes the following:
- a CDS encoding methyltransferase domain-containing protein, with translation MSFDRRLVRHRRARACFASAPLFFEVAALICDRVAILLRNCPVSVLILGCRNGLVASELSRILPDGSGIVQCDVSLEMLAGVGGGLLVVADDEALPFKDCSFDFVISNLSLHNVNDLARVFARVRAMLRGGGAFVAATFGSGTLYGVKKALASAEGLRVAPRIQPFHSTPYMLECLQLCGLSGLVAEVSTVEMAYNSLYDLFHGLKNMGEGNTIRRNYEPLSRNVMERAWGLYKQSINEHDAAGAPVQFEIVVLKGNK, from the coding sequence GTGTCCTTCGATAGGAGGCTTGTAAGGCACCGCAGGGCCCGTGCGTGCTTCGCTTCAGCTCCGCTTTTTTTTGAGGTGGCCGCTCTCATTTGTGACAGAGTGGCTATCCTCTTGCGGAATTGTCCTGTCAGCGTGCTGATCTTGGGATGCAGGAATGGCCTTGTGGCCAGCGAGCTGTCGCGCATTTTGCCTGATGGCTCTGGCATAGTTCAGTGTGATGTTTCGCTTGAGATGCTTGCTGGTGTGGGCGGGGGGCTCCTAGTTGTTGCTGACGACGAAGCGCTGCCCTTCAAGGATTGCAGCTTCGACTTTGTCATCAGTAATCTTTCCTTGCATAACGTTAATGATTTGGCCAGGGTGTTTGCACGAGTTCGCGCTATGCTCAGGGGTGGTGGGGCTTTCGTCGCAGCAACCTTTGGCAGTGGGACTCTGTATGGGGTTAAAAAAGCCTTGGCCTCCGCTGAGGGGCTGCGTGTTGCGCCCAGAATCCAACCCTTTCACTCTACCCCCTATATGCTTGAGTGTCTGCAACTTTGTGGCCTTTCCGGGCTTGTTGCAGAAGTTAGTACTGTTGAAATGGCTTATAATAGTCTGTATGACCTATTTCATGGCCTCAAAAATATGGGGGAGGGCAACACCATACGCCGAAATTATGAGCCGCTTAGCAGGAATGTTATGGAACGAGCATGGGGCCTATATAAGCAGTCTATAAACGAGCATGATGCCGCCGGCGCTCCCGTACAATTTGAAATTGTTGTGCTGAAGGGTAACAAGTAG